A portion of the Symphalangus syndactylus isolate Jambi chromosome 13, NHGRI_mSymSyn1-v2.1_pri, whole genome shotgun sequence genome contains these proteins:
- the SIRT4 gene encoding NAD-dependent protein lipoamidase sirtuin-4, mitochondrial isoform X2, with product MPTILQVVTAGYWEKFSISNNRASDRPHWLRYCHCAKLTSYAPCSSLPISQLPITQRMKMSFGLTFRSAKGRWIANPSQPCSKASVELFVPASPPLDPEKVKELQRFITLSKRLLVMTGAGISTESGIPDYRSEKVGLYARTDRRPIQHGDFVRSAPIRQRYWARNFVGWPQFSSHQPNPAHWALSTWEKLGKLYWLVTQNVDALHTKAGSRRLTELHGCMHRCRRCTRTSEARETQETACKKIVCTRVLWFISVIPAIQEAEAGGLLAARRSRPAWVTQPDSVSTKKFFKKGNWPGVVARTCNPSTLGG from the exons ATGCCGACTATATTGCAAGTCGTCACGGCGGGGTATTGGGAAAAGTTTTCAATTAGCAATAATCGCGCCTCGGATAGACCTCATTGGCTACGATACTGCCACTGCGCAAAGCTAACAAGCTACGCCCCCTGCTCATCACTCCCAATAAGCCAGCTTCCTATTACGCAAAG aatgAAGATGAGCTTTGGGTTGACTTTCAGATCAGCAAAAGGCCGTTGGATCGCAAACCCCAGCCAGCCGTGCTCCAAAGCCTCCGTTGAGTTATTTGTGCCAGCAAGTCCTCCTTTGGACCCTGAGAAGGTCAAAGAGTTACAGCGCTTCATCACCCTTTCCAAGAGACTCCTTGTGATGACTGGGGCAGGAATCTCCACCGAGTCGGGGATACCAGACTACAGGTCAGAAAAAGTGGGGCTTTATGCCCGCACTGACCGCAGGCCCATCCAGCATGGCGATTTTGTCCGGAGTGCCCCAATCCGCCAGCGGTACTGGGCGAGAAACTTCGTAGGCTGGCCTCAATTCTCCTCCCACCAGCCTAACCCTGCACACTGGGCTTTGAGCACCTGGGAGAAACTTGGAAAGCTGTACTGGTTGGTGACCCAAAATGTGGACGCCTTGCACACCAAGGCCGGGAGTCGGCGCCTGACAGAGCTCCACGGATGCATGCACAGGTGCAGGAGGTGTACACG AACATCCGAGGCAAGAGAGACACAGGAAACTGCTTGTAAGAAAATTGTGTGCACCAGGGTGTTGTGGTTCatatctgtcatcccagcaattcaggaggccgaggcaggaggattgcttgcggccaggagatcaagaccagcctgggtaacacaaccagactccgtctctacaaaaaaattttttaagaaaggaaattggccgggtgtggtggctcgcacctgtaatcccagcactttgggaggctga